From one Haloferax marinisediminis genomic stretch:
- a CDS encoding DNA-3-methyladenine glycosylase family protein, whose amino-acid sequence MSDDAYDALRTDPHLGSVVEDHGPVTLDPATDPFERLVVSIVNQQLSTTAAATIRDRLFDRVDVTPTGILAADEETLRDCGLSGQKVGYVRNVAEAFQDGLSAESLRAMDDDEVIDALTEIRGVGVWTAKMFLIFVLAREDVFPVEDLGIRRGMEHVFGVEADSLPRGEMVDRAETWTPYRSYASLYLWRSVD is encoded by the coding sequence ATGAGCGACGACGCGTACGATGCACTCCGAACTGACCCACATCTCGGCAGTGTCGTCGAAGACCACGGCCCGGTGACACTCGACCCAGCGACCGACCCATTCGAGCGACTGGTCGTCTCCATCGTCAACCAGCAACTGTCGACGACGGCCGCTGCGACGATTCGTGACCGACTCTTCGACCGCGTCGACGTGACGCCAACAGGGATTCTCGCGGCCGACGAAGAGACGCTCCGGGACTGTGGACTCTCCGGGCAGAAAGTCGGCTACGTCCGCAACGTCGCCGAGGCGTTCCAAGATGGCCTGTCCGCCGAGTCACTTCGCGCGATGGACGACGACGAGGTGATAGACGCCCTGACCGAGATTCGCGGCGTCGGCGTCTGGACGGCCAAGATGTTTCTCATATTCGTCCTCGCGCGCGAGGACGTGTTCCCAGTCGAAGACCTCGGAATTCGACGCGGGATGGAACACGTCTTCGGCGTCGAAGCCGACTCCCTCCCACGAGGTGAGATGGTCGACCGCGCCGAGACGTGGACGCCGTACCGAAGCTACGCCAGTCTCTACCTCTGGCGGAGTGTCGACTGA
- a CDS encoding 3-hydroxyacyl-CoA dehydrogenase/enoyl-CoA hydratase family protein has product MNVDDINTITVLGAGNMGHGIAEVAALAGYDVVLRDIKDEFVQKGYEQIEWSLNKLAEKDRLSQEDADAAFDRVTPVVDLEEAVADADVVIEAVPEKMSIKKEVYTDLEAFAPDHTVFATNTSSLSITELSEVTERPERFCGMHFFNPPVRMDLVEVISGAHTADETLALVEDLAEKMGKTPVRVRKDSPGFIVNRILVPLMNEAAWIVHSGDATMAEVDSTTKYDLGLPMGSFELADYVGIDVGYHVLEYMHEVLGDAYRPCPLLSEKVEEGNLGQKTGKGFYDYEDGEGAQVPHGEGKESVKNRLLGVMANEVAGLVGNDVAPANAIDRAVKLGGRFPDGPAKMADNAGIARLVETLDELHSETGEDRYEAVEYIRELAKSGEGFYGGEGEDEDTLAFDDIAVDVREGVGHITLDRPHRLNTISTELLDELSDALDVLADDDEVRAVLLTGAGDRAFSAGADVTSIAAGGADPVTGVELSRKGQQTFGKLEDLDMPVIAGIDGFCLGGGMELSMCADLRIATERSEFGQPEHNLGLLPGWGGTVRLQRIVGTGRAKEIIFSADRYEAATMADYGFVNEVVENDDFETQAFEYAKRFAQGPPVAQRYTKRAMHNGWEDTEAGLELEAQAFGLLFTTTDLMEGIAAFTSDRDPEFTGE; this is encoded by the coding sequence ATGAACGTAGACGATATCAACACCATCACCGTTCTCGGAGCGGGCAACATGGGCCACGGCATCGCCGAAGTTGCTGCCCTCGCCGGGTACGACGTCGTCCTCCGTGACATCAAAGACGAGTTCGTCCAGAAAGGCTACGAACAAATCGAGTGGTCACTGAACAAACTCGCCGAGAAAGACCGACTCTCGCAGGAGGATGCGGACGCCGCGTTCGACCGCGTCACCCCGGTGGTCGACCTCGAAGAGGCCGTCGCGGATGCAGACGTCGTCATCGAGGCCGTCCCCGAGAAGATGTCCATCAAGAAAGAGGTGTACACGGACCTCGAAGCGTTCGCGCCGGACCACACCGTCTTCGCGACGAACACGTCCAGTCTCTCTATCACCGAACTCTCTGAAGTGACCGAGCGCCCCGAGCGCTTCTGCGGGATGCACTTCTTCAACCCGCCAGTTCGGATGGACCTCGTCGAGGTCATCTCCGGTGCACACACCGCCGACGAGACGCTCGCCCTCGTCGAAGACCTCGCAGAGAAGATGGGCAAGACGCCCGTCCGTGTCCGCAAGGACAGTCCCGGGTTCATCGTCAACCGCATCCTCGTCCCCCTGATGAACGAGGCGGCGTGGATCGTCCACTCCGGCGACGCGACGATGGCCGAAGTCGACTCCACGACCAAGTACGACCTTGGACTCCCGATGGGGAGTTTCGAACTCGCCGACTACGTCGGCATCGACGTGGGCTATCACGTCCTCGAATACATGCACGAGGTGCTCGGTGACGCCTACAGACCGTGTCCGCTCCTCTCGGAGAAGGTCGAAGAGGGCAACCTCGGCCAGAAGACCGGCAAAGGATTCTACGACTACGAGGACGGCGAAGGCGCACAGGTGCCCCACGGCGAAGGGAAAGAGTCCGTCAAGAACCGCCTGCTCGGCGTCATGGCGAACGAAGTCGCCGGACTCGTCGGCAACGACGTGGCCCCTGCTAACGCTATCGACCGCGCAGTCAAACTCGGCGGGCGCTTCCCCGACGGCCCTGCGAAGATGGCCGACAACGCCGGCATCGCCAGACTCGTCGAGACGCTCGACGAACTCCACTCCGAGACCGGCGAAGACCGCTACGAGGCTGTCGAGTACATCCGTGAGCTCGCCAAATCCGGCGAGGGCTTCTACGGCGGCGAGGGAGAAGACGAAGACACGCTCGCGTTCGACGACATCGCCGTCGACGTCCGCGAGGGCGTCGGCCACATCACGCTCGACCGGCCACACCGCCTCAACACCATCAGCACGGAGCTGCTGGACGAACTCTCGGACGCCCTCGACGTGCTCGCTGACGACGACGAGGTTCGCGCCGTCCTCCTCACCGGCGCTGGCGACCGCGCGTTCTCCGCCGGTGCAGACGTGACGAGTATCGCCGCGGGCGGCGCAGACCCCGTGACTGGCGTCGAACTCTCTCGGAAGGGACAGCAGACGTTCGGCAAACTCGAAGACCTCGACATGCCGGTCATCGCCGGTATCGACGGCTTCTGTCTCGGTGGCGGGATGGAACTCTCGATGTGCGCCGACCTCCGTATCGCGACCGAACGCTCCGAGTTCGGCCAACCCGAACACAACCTCGGTCTGCTCCCCGGATGGGGCGGCACCGTCCGCCTCCAGCGCATCGTCGGCACCGGCCGCGCGAAAGAGATTATCTTCAGCGCCGACCGCTACGAGGCCGCGACGATGGCCGACTACGGCTTCGTGAACGAAGTGGTCGAGAACGACGACTTCGAGACGCAGGCGTTCGAGTACGCCAAACGCTTCGCGCAGGGCCCGCCGGTTGCACAGCGCTACACGAAGCGCGCCATGCACAACGGCTGGGAAGACACCGAAGCCGGTCTCGAACTCGAAGCACAGGCGTTCGGCCTGCTGTTTACGACGACTGACCTGATGGAGGGTATCGCGGCGTTCACGAGCGACCGAGACCCCGAATTCACCGGCGAGTAA
- a CDS encoding MgtC/SapB family protein has protein sequence MVQEVFASVDPIVARLFVAAALGMFLGLERERSGKSAGMRTFTLTSLVGGIAVALDSDVLLAVGGLLVVVQAALLGSRGVVKLRTGRDDIDADTSELDRAAATDPENADSSVSASLSLTTSTSLLVAYAVGAAVVGGFVLEGVIVALTASLLLVLRRELHGFAHRLTSDEVRSAIELAIIAFVVYPLLPDEPLGPWNAVNPRTVWLLVIAVSAIGFINYIIIRRYGGRGIAITSFFGGLVNSTAVIGEIAGRTERNPSIRSLAVGAVLLADAAMAVRNLSLIAVFVPEIAFQVGIPLGLIALVGVSYALYSRQSNVDLDVSFESPFSLESALRFGLFFLLVLLVSAAAQQYFGATGFVVTSFLGGLVSSGSVVTTTVTLFSGGYIEGTTAIVGVLAGTAASILVKVLLAASIDRELLAPVAQKSALLVVSGIFGALLVVFVL, from the coding sequence ATGGTCCAAGAGGTGTTCGCGTCGGTCGACCCCATCGTCGCCCGATTGTTCGTCGCGGCGGCGCTGGGGATGTTCCTCGGGTTGGAACGTGAGCGGTCAGGAAAGTCCGCCGGAATGCGGACGTTCACACTGACGAGTCTGGTCGGCGGAATCGCGGTGGCTCTCGACAGCGACGTCCTCCTCGCAGTCGGCGGACTGCTCGTGGTCGTCCAGGCGGCCCTGCTCGGGAGTCGCGGGGTCGTCAAACTGCGTACCGGACGCGACGATATCGACGCAGATACCTCCGAGCTCGACCGCGCCGCCGCAACTGACCCAGAAAACGCCGACAGCAGTGTCAGCGCGAGTCTCTCGCTGACGACGTCTACGTCACTGCTCGTCGCCTATGCGGTCGGTGCCGCAGTCGTCGGTGGGTTCGTCCTCGAAGGGGTTATCGTGGCCCTCACCGCGTCGCTGCTGTTGGTACTCCGTCGGGAACTCCACGGCTTCGCCCACCGACTGACCTCAGACGAAGTCCGGAGTGCAATCGAGTTGGCGATCATCGCGTTCGTCGTCTACCCCCTCCTTCCGGACGAACCACTGGGACCGTGGAATGCGGTCAATCCGCGAACCGTGTGGCTTCTCGTCATCGCCGTGAGCGCGATTGGCTTCATCAACTACATCATCATCAGACGCTACGGCGGGCGCGGCATCGCGATTACGAGCTTTTTCGGGGGGCTCGTCAACTCCACCGCCGTCATCGGTGAGATTGCGGGGCGGACAGAGCGCAATCCGTCGATTCGATCACTCGCCGTCGGCGCGGTTCTGCTGGCTGACGCTGCGATGGCGGTTCGAAATCTCTCGCTCATCGCAGTGTTCGTCCCCGAAATCGCGTTCCAGGTGGGTATTCCGCTCGGACTCATCGCGCTCGTCGGAGTCAGTTACGCGCTCTACTCACGGCAGTCGAACGTCGACCTCGACGTGTCGTTCGAGTCGCCGTTTAGCCTCGAAAGCGCACTCAGATTCGGCCTCTTCTTCCTCCTCGTCCTCCTCGTCTCGGCAGCAGCACAGCAGTACTTCGGTGCGACTGGGTTCGTAGTGACGAGTTTCCTCGGCGGGTTAGTCTCCAGTGGGTCCGTAGTCACGACGACTGTCACCCTCTTCAGTGGTGGATACATCGAGGGTACCACTGCGATCGTCGGCGTGCTCGCTGGAACGGCCGCGAGCATCTTGGTCAAGGTCCTGCTCGCGGCGAGCATCGACCGCGAACTCCTCGCACCGGTCGCACAGAAGAGTGCACTGCTCGTCGTCAGCGGCATCTTCGGCGCGCTACTCGTCGTGTTCGTGTTGTGA
- a CDS encoding disulfide bond formation protein B, which translates to MSDATRAILAAGTLVALAATAGSLYFSLGLGLTPCDLCWYQRILMYPLIVVLGVAAIEDRGGVWKTVLPLSLGGAALAGYHTYLQVAPDATCSVGGPCTSVLYPMLDGLLTIPRLSLIAFALLAVLSIGVARADKSRDNMWMA; encoded by the coding sequence GTGAGCGACGCGACACGTGCAATACTCGCGGCCGGCACGCTCGTCGCCCTCGCAGCGACCGCTGGCAGCCTCTACTTCAGCCTCGGACTGGGGTTGACGCCCTGTGACCTCTGTTGGTACCAGCGCATCCTGATGTACCCGCTCATCGTCGTGCTTGGGGTGGCGGCCATCGAGGACCGCGGCGGGGTCTGGAAGACGGTGTTACCACTCTCACTCGGTGGTGCTGCACTCGCCGGCTATCACACCTATCTGCAAGTCGCACCCGACGCGACCTGTTCGGTCGGTGGCCCCTGTACGAGCGTCCTCTACCCGATGCTCGACGGCCTGTTGACCATCCCGCGACTCTCGCTCATCGCGTTCGCACTCCTGGCCGTGCTGTCGATTGGCGTCGCGCGGGCGGACAAGTCGCGTGACAACATGTGGATGGCCTGA
- a CDS encoding DASH family cryptochrome — protein MSPSTALVWFRRDLRLHDNDALVAACDADHVVPVYCFDPRDYGQRSFGGHHSFEFQKTGHHRARFRLESVTDLRSSLRDHGSDLLIRVGRPESVLPDVAAAVDADTVTMHTLPTAEEKHVESAVTHAFADANVSVRPFWGHTLTHIDDLPMALADVPDTYTTFRKAVEAESPVRDPVPIPDIPALPSNTPEVGTLPSLSDLGPETSLSPDDRGVLSFDGGETAGLARVESYIWEGDHLRTYKETRNGMLGADYSSKFSPWLNEGCLSPRSVQSEVERYEDSRVKNDSTYWLTFELRWRDFFQFQFAKHGTDFFHRGGIRHRTDIEWRTDDTQFERWATGQTGIPFVDANMRELNATGYMSNRGRQNAASFFANNLRLDWRRGAAYFETQLVDYDPASNYGNWAYIAGVGNDSRDRYFDIVKQARQYDGDAAYVKHWVSELADLPPTYAHEPWKMSDTEQAQYGVEVGVDYPAPVVDLDASYEKLR, from the coding sequence ATGTCCCCATCGACCGCACTCGTGTGGTTCCGCCGTGACCTCCGTCTGCACGACAACGACGCGCTCGTCGCGGCGTGCGACGCAGACCACGTCGTTCCAGTGTACTGCTTCGACCCGCGAGACTACGGCCAGCGGTCGTTCGGTGGCCACCACTCCTTCGAGTTCCAGAAGACTGGCCACCACCGCGCCCGATTCCGTCTCGAATCGGTCACCGACCTCCGCTCGTCGCTTCGTGACCACGGTTCTGACCTTCTCATCCGCGTGGGCCGCCCCGAGTCGGTGCTTCCCGACGTTGCGGCCGCCGTCGACGCCGACACCGTCACGATGCACACGTTGCCGACAGCCGAGGAGAAACACGTGGAATCGGCAGTCACGCACGCGTTCGCCGATGCCAACGTCTCGGTGCGACCGTTCTGGGGACACACCCTCACTCACATCGACGACTTGCCGATGGCTCTCGCCGACGTCCCAGACACGTACACGACGTTCCGGAAGGCCGTCGAAGCGGAATCACCTGTTCGAGACCCAGTTCCCATCCCGGACATTCCGGCGCTCCCCTCGAACACACCCGAAGTCGGCACCCTGCCATCGCTCTCTGACCTCGGTCCCGAAACGAGCCTCAGTCCCGACGACCGGGGCGTCCTTTCGTTCGACGGTGGCGAGACAGCGGGCCTCGCCCGCGTGGAGTCGTACATCTGGGAGGGTGACCACCTCCGAACGTACAAAGAGACACGAAACGGGATGCTCGGGGCGGACTACTCGTCGAAGTTCTCACCGTGGCTGAACGAGGGGTGTCTCTCCCCTCGCTCCGTCCAGTCCGAGGTCGAACGTTACGAGGACAGTCGAGTGAAAAACGACTCGACGTACTGGCTCACGTTCGAACTCCGCTGGCGCGACTTCTTCCAGTTCCAGTTCGCCAAACACGGCACCGACTTCTTCCACCGAGGCGGCATCAGACACCGCACCGACATCGAGTGGCGGACCGACGACACACAGTTCGAGCGCTGGGCGACGGGGCAGACGGGGATTCCCTTCGTCGATGCGAACATGCGGGAGTTGAACGCGACGGGGTACATGTCGAATCGTGGCCGGCAGAACGCGGCGTCCTTCTTCGCCAACAATCTCCGCCTCGATTGGCGTCGCGGTGCCGCGTACTTCGAGACGCAACTCGTCGACTACGACCCCGCGTCGAACTACGGCAACTGGGCGTACATCGCAGGTGTCGGTAACGACTCGCGGGACCGATACTTCGACATCGTCAAACAGGCACGACAGTACGACGGCGACGCCGCGTACGTGAAACACTGGGTGTCCGAACTCGCCGACCTCCCACCGACGTACGCCCACGAACCGTGGAAGATGAGCGACACAGAACAAGCACAGTACGGTGTCGAGGTGGGTGTCGACTACCCCGCGCCGGTGGTCGACCTCGATGCGTCCTACGAGAAACTCCGCTGA
- a CDS encoding DUF7344 domain-containing protein: MRPSDRDDSGSLDEGVIHDVLRNGRRRLVLERLRESGDEQSVGDLAEHIAEVESGESPPPRNVRQSVYISLHQTHLPKLDTLHIVAYDSAAKVVSLGGTAVELEPYLVDDPAQRPFAMLTFTTCLAGLALVLAGWMGMPVIARVDPRLVALVVLVIVALVSGAELGLLARNRI; encoded by the coding sequence ATGCGACCGTCTGACCGGGACGACAGCGGGTCGCTCGACGAAGGTGTCATCCACGACGTCCTCCGCAACGGACGGCGTCGACTCGTCCTCGAACGACTTCGTGAGAGCGGCGACGAACAGTCCGTCGGTGACCTCGCTGAACACATCGCCGAGGTAGAGTCCGGCGAGTCGCCACCGCCGCGAAACGTTCGCCAGAGCGTCTACATCTCGTTGCACCAGACGCACCTCCCGAAACTCGATACGCTCCACATCGTCGCCTACGATTCGGCGGCGAAGGTGGTCTCACTCGGTGGCACTGCCGTCGAACTCGAACCGTATCTGGTCGACGACCCTGCGCAGCGTCCCTTCGCGATGCTCACGTTCACGACCTGTCTCGCCGGCCTCGCACTCGTGCTCGCGGGGTGGATGGGCATGCCCGTCATCGCTCGTGTCGACCCGCGACTCGTGGCGCTCGTGGTGCTCGTCATCGTCGCCCTCGTCAGCGGAGCAGAACTCGGTCTCTTGGCGCGAAACCGTATCTAG
- a CDS encoding SpoVR family protein has translation MSFRRHRRDAQKEAARLDEPVREAGALARKLGLDPYPVNYWVVNYDEMNQLIAYGGFQERYPHWRWGMAYDRQRKTDQFGMGKAFEIVNNDEPANAFLQESNSLADQKAVITHVEAHSDFFNKNQWFGLFSDEGQFDAAAMLERHAQAIERYVQNPDVSRDEVEKFIDAVLCLEDTIDQHRSIREAAKDKDGRIPEDIRSQLKSLNISDDVRREVFDEEWLDRIEEAEREAAKLTDPRKDVLAYIREHGMRFDEETGKAEEMEPWQKDVLDMLREEAYYFAAQKMTKVMNEGWAAYWESLMMGDERFAGTDEFITYADHQSRVLGSPGLNPYKLGKELWEYIENTTNRAEVAEKLLRIKGITWRNFHEVVDFDEVQSLLRTDPVIDGVDAESLDELAALGPDDPRVDHEMLDRALSGDESIDVDAYPWKVLSYEGLAARHYSLVKPQNRGFLRRIRRSELEQLSRYMFDDELYDSVDEALADVNKAAGWDRMREIRESHNDVTFLDAFLTEEFVRANHYFAYEFSQSSRQFRVSSTQYEDVKKKLLFQFTNFGKPTIAVYDGNFDNRGELLLGHQYNGVILDVKQARGVMSRVYHLWGRPVNLMTIIKEFDEHEVEVARRRGREPTPVERAIRIRYDGTEFTVSDLDPDLEARIAASDIDYDTKPDDWL, from the coding sequence ATGAGTTTCAGACGACACCGCAGAGACGCACAGAAAGAGGCCGCCCGCCTCGACGAACCGGTTCGTGAAGCGGGCGCGCTGGCCCGCAAACTCGGGTTAGACCCGTACCCGGTGAACTACTGGGTGGTCAACTACGACGAGATGAACCAACTCATCGCCTACGGCGGGTTCCAAGAACGGTACCCACACTGGCGATGGGGGATGGCGTACGACCGCCAGCGCAAGACCGACCAGTTCGGCATGGGCAAAGCGTTCGAAATCGTCAACAACGACGAACCAGCGAACGCCTTCCTTCAGGAGTCGAACTCGCTGGCCGACCAGAAGGCCGTCATCACACACGTCGAAGCCCACTCGGACTTCTTCAACAAGAACCAGTGGTTCGGCCTGTTCTCCGACGAAGGCCAGTTCGACGCCGCGGCGATGCTCGAACGCCACGCACAGGCAATCGAGCGCTACGTCCAGAACCCGGACGTTAGTCGCGACGAAGTCGAGAAGTTCATCGACGCCGTGCTCTGCCTCGAAGACACCATCGACCAACACCGGTCGATTCGTGAAGCGGCCAAAGACAAAGACGGCCGTATCCCCGAAGACATCCGGTCGCAACTCAAGAGCCTGAACATCTCCGACGACGTGCGCCGCGAGGTGTTCGACGAAGAGTGGCTGGACCGAATCGAGGAAGCCGAACGGGAAGCAGCGAAACTCACAGACCCCCGAAAAGACGTGCTTGCCTACATCCGCGAACACGGGATGCGCTTCGACGAAGAGACGGGGAAAGCCGAGGAGATGGAACCGTGGCAGAAGGACGTCCTCGACATGCTCCGCGAAGAAGCGTACTACTTCGCCGCCCAGAAGATGACGAAAGTCATGAACGAGGGGTGGGCCGCCTACTGGGAGTCGCTCATGATGGGCGACGAACGGTTCGCCGGCACGGACGAGTTCATCACCTACGCCGACCACCAGTCGCGCGTCCTCGGGTCGCCCGGACTCAACCCCTACAAGTTGGGGAAAGAGCTCTGGGAGTACATCGAGAACACGACGAACCGCGCCGAGGTTGCCGAAAAACTCCTCCGCATCAAAGGAATCACGTGGCGAAACTTCCACGAAGTCGTCGACTTCGACGAGGTGCAGTCACTCCTCCGGACCGACCCCGTCATCGACGGCGTCGACGCCGAGTCACTGGACGAACTCGCTGCACTCGGCCCGGACGACCCACGAGTGGACCACGAGATGCTCGACAGAGCGCTGTCGGGTGACGAGTCCATCGACGTCGATGCCTACCCGTGGAAGGTCCTCTCGTACGAAGGACTCGCAGCGCGGCACTACTCGCTCGTCAAACCGCAGAACCGTGGGTTCCTCCGTCGCATCCGTCGGTCCGAACTCGAACAGTTGTCACGGTACATGTTCGACGACGAACTGTACGACAGCGTCGACGAAGCGCTCGCCGACGTGAACAAGGCCGCAGGCTGGGACCGCATGCGCGAGATTCGCGAGAGCCACAACGACGTGACGTTCCTCGACGCCTTCCTCACCGAGGAGTTCGTCCGCGCGAACCACTACTTCGCCTACGAGTTCTCGCAGTCGTCACGACAGTTCCGCGTCTCGTCGACGCAGTACGAAGACGTGAAGAAGAAACTGCTGTTCCAGTTCACGAACTTCGGGAAACCGACCATCGCCGTCTACGATGGGAACTTCGACAACCGCGGAGAACTGCTCCTCGGCCACCAGTACAACGGCGTCATCCTCGACGTGAAGCAGGCCCGTGGTGTCATGAGTCGCGTCTACCACCTCTGGGGCCGCCCGGTCAACCTGATGACCATCATCAAGGAGTTCGACGAACACGAGGTAGAAGTCGCCCGTCGCCGCGGGCGCGAACCGACGCCCGTCGAGCGTGCAATTCGCATCCGGTACGACGGAACCGAGTTCACCGTCAGCGACCTCGACCCTGACCTCGAAGCGCGTATCGCGGCCAGCGATATCGACTACGACACGAAGCCCGATGATTGGCTCTAA
- a CDS encoding YeaH/YhbH family protein — protein sequence MGLRDDLERFREVGEERREDLKEFISYGDLGASGAKDIKIPIKVVDLPEFRYDRLDMGGVGQGRGGTPDVGQPLGQPQPAPGEGDDGEPGEEGAEHEYYEMDPEQFAEALDEELGLQLEPKGKEVIEEVEGDFTDITRTGPHSTLDFERLFKEGLKRKLAMDFDEDFVREAMKVEDTTADDVYRWCREKNILVSLAWIDDEWSRIPDDERDKWESFEAMEENVERTTVVQRIRRDGLREIPFRREDERYRHPEIIEKKRSNVVVVNIRDVSGSMRETKRELVERTFTPLDWYLTGKYDHAEFVYIAHDAEAWEVERDEFFGIRSGGGTRISSAYELAKEVLEERYPWREWNRYVFAAGDSENSSNDTKERVIPLMQEIDANLHAYVETQPGGTAINATHAEEVERTLSGEGNVVVAYVSQPDDVIDAIYRILSTEATAE from the coding sequence ATGGGACTGAGAGACGACCTCGAACGATTCCGCGAAGTCGGCGAAGAACGCCGTGAAGACCTCAAGGAGTTCATCTCCTACGGTGACCTCGGCGCCTCCGGCGCGAAAGACATCAAGATTCCAATCAAGGTCGTCGACCTCCCGGAGTTCCGGTACGACCGCCTCGACATGGGCGGCGTCGGCCAAGGGAGAGGCGGGACGCCCGACGTGGGCCAACCACTCGGCCAACCCCAACCAGCCCCCGGTGAGGGTGACGACGGCGAACCCGGCGAAGAAGGGGCTGAACACGAGTACTACGAGATGGACCCCGAGCAGTTCGCAGAGGCCCTCGACGAAGAACTCGGCTTACAGCTCGAACCGAAAGGTAAGGAGGTCATCGAGGAAGTCGAAGGCGACTTCACCGATATCACCCGAACCGGCCCGCACAGCACCCTCGACTTCGAGCGCTTGTTCAAAGAAGGTCTCAAGCGGAAACTCGCGATGGACTTCGACGAGGACTTCGTCCGCGAGGCGATGAAAGTCGAAGACACCACGGCCGACGACGTCTACCGCTGGTGTCGCGAGAAAAACATCCTCGTCTCGCTCGCGTGGATCGACGACGAGTGGAGTCGGATTCCCGACGACGAACGCGACAAGTGGGAGTCGTTCGAAGCGATGGAAGAGAACGTCGAGCGAACGACGGTCGTCCAGCGCATCCGCCGCGATGGACTCAGAGAGATTCCCTTCCGCCGTGAAGACGAACGCTACCGTCACCCCGAGATAATCGAGAAGAAGCGCTCGAACGTCGTCGTGGTCAACATCCGCGACGTGTCCGGGTCGATGCGCGAGACCAAGCGCGAACTCGTCGAGCGCACCTTCACACCGCTCGACTGGTATCTCACGGGCAAGTACGACCACGCAGAGTTCGTCTACATCGCCCACGACGCGGAGGCGTGGGAAGTCGAACGCGACGAGTTCTTCGGCATTCGGTCCGGCGGCGGGACGCGCATCTCGTCGGCGTACGAACTCGCCAAAGAGGTGCTCGAAGAGCGCTACCCGTGGCGCGAGTGGAACCGCTACGTCTTCGCTGCCGGTGACTCCGAGAACTCCTCGAACGACACCAAAGAGCGGGTCATCCCGCTCATGCAGGAGATAGACGCGAACCTCCACGCCTACGTCGAGACGCAACCCGGTGGCACCGCAATCAACGCGACGCACGCCGAGGAAGTCGAACGGACCCTCAGCGGCGAAGGAAACGTCGTCGTCGCCTACGTCTCCCAACCCGACGACGTCATCGACGCGATATACCGCATCCTCAGCACGGAGGCGACAGCAGAATGA